In Papaver somniferum cultivar HN1 chromosome 1, ASM357369v1, whole genome shotgun sequence, a genomic segment contains:
- the LOC113282524 gene encoding uncharacterized protein LOC113282524 isoform X2: MEKVEYSKRSWVTWPSYKGDAKRVNNAVNNALKKYYEALSVLGEDERKDVEKANGWVINEMLDMQKKTMSDELMNFDEVLKIWNKATFGEEDPKGSGGSASYEALSVLGEDERKDVEKANGWVINQMLDMQKNTMSDELMNFDEVLKIWNKATFGDEDQEGSGGTAC; the protein is encoded by the exons ATGGAGAAGGTTGAATATTCGAAAAGGAGTTGGGTAACTTGGCCGTCTTATAAGGGGGATGCCAAACGTGTAAATAATGCTGTAAACAATGCGTTGAAGAAATATTATGAGGCACTGTCAGTATTGGGCGAGGATGAAAGAAAGGATGTTGAGAAGGCCAACGGGTGGGTAATTAATGAAATGTTAGATATGCAAAAGAAAACGATGAGTGATGAGCTGATGAATTTTGATGAG GTTCTTAAGATATGGAACAAGGCCACTTTTGGAGAGGAGGATCCGAAAGGAAGTGGAGGCAGTGCAAGTTATGAGGCACTGTCAGTATTGGGCGAGGATGAAAGAAAGGATGTTGAGAAGGCCAACGGGTGGGTAATTAATCAAATGTTAGATATGCAAAAGAACACGATGAGTGATGAGCTGATGAATTTTGATGAG GTTCTTAAGATATGGAACAAGGCCACTTTTGGAGATGAGGATCAGGAGGGAAGTGGAGGCACTGCATGTTAG
- the LOC113282524 gene encoding uncharacterized protein LOC113282524 isoform X1 yields MEKVEYSKRSWVTWPSYKGDAKRVNNAVNNALKKYYEALSVLGEDERKDVEKANGWVINEMLDMQKKTMSDELMNFDEVLKIWNKATFGEEDPKGSGGSASYEALSVLGEDERKDVEKANGFLRYGTRPLLEMRIRREVEALHVRKTMSEQAMLHDQQTTQTFLGPPDAYFIIPEVRSSGF; encoded by the exons ATGGAGAAGGTTGAATATTCGAAAAGGAGTTGGGTAACTTGGCCGTCTTATAAGGGGGATGCCAAACGTGTAAATAATGCTGTAAACAATGCGTTGAAGAAATATTATGAGGCACTGTCAGTATTGGGCGAGGATGAAAGAAAGGATGTTGAGAAGGCCAACGGGTGGGTAATTAATGAAATGTTAGATATGCAAAAGAAAACGATGAGTGATGAGCTGATGAATTTTGATGAG GTTCTTAAGATATGGAACAAGGCCACTTTTGGAGAGGAGGATCCGAAAGGAAGTGGAGGCAGTGCAAGTTATGAGGCACTGTCAGTATTGGGCGAGGATGAAAGAAAGGATGTTGAGAAGGCCAACGG GTTCTTAAGATATGGAACAAGGCCACTTTTGGAGATGAGGATCAGGAGGGAAGTGGAGGCACTGCATGTTAGGAAAACCATGAGTGAACAAGCAATGCTGCATGACcaacaaactacacaaactttTCTTGGCCCGCCTGATGCATATTTTATCATTCCTGAGGTAAGATCAAGTGGATTTTAG